In Pseudoduganella albidiflava, a single window of DNA contains:
- a CDS encoding PEP-CTERM sorting domain-containing protein: protein MRVATSSTLPPCRTRGGRLEPLLPLLALLLSVAAGPAYADSTVTGNPGTPGTHGAIPGAPGGAGGPGQPAVATSGPNNSNSNVATATGGAGGAGGNGAAGDPGQDGGAAGAGGAGGAAQATAGSHPAGGAATATAIALGGNGGNAGEPGAAGSGAATGAGAMAGQGGYAGAIVEGSAQGGSGVTATATATGGNAGALAGAAGGMSAAGGAADALLTVAGTASVSGTATAQGGAASAGLATGSGAAGGAATAALAGTGGTSGLLSLTGNARGGSGGEAAGSGNTGGAGGTAAVTVAGTSGGGAVSLRAVITGGDGGAGRAGAAGGAGAGVTAANVFSGSTPGNMILSLEGRGGRGGDSADAAAGAGGIADLTLQRNASGTNLSLFGTATGGDGGSVSDEFGAGTAGAGGLGKAAVNASNSARTYADAKATGGRGGNHRSGNGGAGGNGQASSTAVDTGGVLVYSFATATGGAGGNGIDFGNQAGAGGSGTATASGQSTSGSVNVGATVTGGAGGAGGLGATGGAGGAVNLVDSVSGSTTGDLFMSQTAIGGEGGASDALAADGGAASSHLTLTDSGASLLRTNVVAEGGTGGRGIGVAGGGGGNADTMVDLTSTVAGAHVTADSIARGGGSGPEYPSGMGGSALARASVSAADQAYSNSIARGGAGYNNQAPGGRAEAHSFAQSAGIAQAYASATSGGSAWMQNDAVAVSEARGGFGSASAGATATGTKADATARSWAHGAASNNAAAGATGQITTATAQSTSDGDGMLVSTYARAKGRTYAGAGTSASVGGAYSEPMWPMEYSGAVSFATAAPTAGDVIGVLTDQPEVAGVLGTGSVIGIGASAAYYAGDAEGEGFGAYTYETSASFQFATAEQGTLVLGLAGAMSQGAGFQALSFTVSNNGTELFSEDFTSVAEAQLFFDDHALTLGMLAAGAQELVLTTGFTLNDAGGFGFEYAIGVTAIPEPGTWIMLLAGLSVLLVRRAARKAQDRRDSHQRGAWHAA from the coding sequence ATGCGCGTCGCCACTTCGTCGACCCTGCCGCCATGCCGCACCCGCGGTGGCCGGCTGGAACCCTTGCTGCCTCTCCTGGCACTGCTGTTATCGGTGGCGGCCGGTCCGGCCTACGCCGACAGCACGGTGACCGGCAACCCCGGCACGCCCGGCACCCATGGGGCCATCCCCGGTGCCCCCGGTGGCGCGGGGGGACCCGGCCAGCCGGCCGTGGCCACTTCCGGGCCGAATAACAGCAACAGCAACGTTGCCACGGCAACCGGCGGCGCTGGTGGCGCGGGCGGCAACGGCGCGGCCGGCGACCCTGGCCAGGACGGCGGCGCGGCCGGTGCGGGTGGCGCCGGTGGCGCGGCCCAGGCCACGGCGGGATCGCATCCGGCCGGCGGCGCCGCCACCGCGACCGCCATCGCGCTCGGCGGTAACGGCGGCAACGCCGGCGAGCCGGGTGCGGCCGGCAGCGGTGCCGCGACCGGTGCGGGCGCCATGGCCGGCCAGGGTGGATACGCCGGCGCCATTGTCGAGGGCAGCGCGCAAGGGGGCAGCGGTGTAACGGCCACCGCCACCGCCACCGGCGGCAACGCGGGCGCGCTTGCCGGTGCTGCCGGCGGCATGTCGGCAGCCGGCGGGGCGGCCGATGCGTTGCTGACCGTCGCGGGTACGGCCAGCGTGTCGGGCACGGCAACCGCGCAGGGCGGGGCGGCTTCGGCCGGCCTCGCCACCGGCAGCGGGGCAGCGGGCGGCGCAGCCACCGCCGCCCTGGCCGGCACCGGCGGGACCAGCGGCCTGCTGTCGCTGACCGGCAATGCGCGTGGCGGCAGCGGCGGCGAAGCGGCCGGCAGCGGCAATACGGGCGGCGCGGGCGGTACGGCCGCGGTGACGGTGGCCGGCACGTCGGGCGGCGGCGCTGTCTCGTTGCGCGCGGTCATCACCGGTGGCGATGGCGGTGCCGGCCGGGCCGGTGCCGCCGGCGGGGCGGGTGCCGGGGTGACGGCCGCCAACGTGTTTTCCGGCAGTACCCCCGGCAATATGATCCTGTCGCTGGAGGGCCGCGGGGGCCGGGGCGGCGACAGCGCCGATGCCGCCGCCGGCGCTGGCGGCATCGCCGACCTGACGCTGCAGCGCAACGCCAGCGGAACCAATCTTTCGCTGTTCGGCACGGCCACCGGTGGCGACGGTGGCAGCGTGAGCGACGAGTTCGGTGCGGGAACGGCCGGCGCCGGGGGGCTCGGCAAGGCTGCGGTCAACGCCAGCAATAGCGCGCGCACTTACGCCGATGCCAAGGCGACCGGCGGCCGGGGCGGCAACCATCGGTCCGGCAACGGCGGGGCGGGCGGCAATGGCCAGGCCAGCAGTACCGCGGTCGATACCGGCGGCGTGCTGGTCTACAGTTTCGCCACCGCGACCGGCGGCGCGGGCGGCAACGGCATCGACTTCGGCAACCAGGCCGGCGCGGGGGGCTCCGGTACCGCCACCGCCAGCGGGCAGTCGACCTCGGGATCCGTGAACGTGGGCGCCACGGTCACGGGCGGGGCTGGCGGCGCCGGTGGACTTGGCGCGACCGGGGGCGCCGGCGGAGCGGTCAACCTGGTCGATAGCGTCAGCGGTTCCACCACCGGCGACCTGTTCATGTCGCAAACCGCGATTGGCGGTGAAGGCGGCGCCAGCGACGCACTCGCGGCGGACGGCGGGGCGGCATCGTCGCACCTGACGTTGACCGACAGCGGTGCAAGCTTGCTCAGGACCAATGTCGTCGCCGAGGGCGGCACCGGTGGACGGGGCATCGGCGTCGCTGGCGGGGGCGGCGGCAATGCCGACACCATGGTCGACCTGACGTCGACCGTGGCGGGTGCCCATGTCACCGCCGATTCGATCGCACGGGGCGGCGGCAGCGGCCCCGAGTACCCCAGCGGCATGGGCGGCAGTGCGCTGGCCCGCGCATCGGTATCGGCGGCGGACCAGGCCTACAGCAACAGCATCGCCCGGGGCGGCGCCGGCTATAACAACCAGGCGCCGGGTGGCCGGGCCGAAGCGCACTCGTTCGCCCAGTCCGCCGGTATCGCGCAGGCGTATGCCAGTGCCACCAGCGGTGGCAGTGCATGGATGCAGAACGATGCGGTGGCGGTCTCGGAAGCGCGTGGCGGCTTCGGCAGTGCCAGTGCCGGTGCCACGGCCACCGGCACGAAGGCCGACGCCACGGCGCGCTCATGGGCCCATGGCGCCGCGAGCAATAACGCCGCCGCCGGGGCCACCGGGCAGATCACCACCGCGACCGCGCAAAGCACGTCCGACGGCGATGGCATGCTGGTGTCGACGTACGCCAGGGCGAAGGGGCGCACTTACGCTGGCGCAGGCACGTCCGCCAGCGTCGGGGGTGCCTACAGTGAACCGATGTGGCCAATGGAATATTCCGGCGCCGTGTCGTTCGCGACCGCCGCGCCGACCGCCGGCGATGTCATCGGGGTCCTGACCGACCAGCCGGAAGTGGCCGGTGTCCTGGGAACCGGCAGCGTGATCGGCATCGGCGCCAGCGCCGCGTACTATGCCGGCGATGCGGAAGGCGAAGGGTTCGGTGCCTATACGTATGAGACCTCGGCCAGCTTCCAGTTCGCCACGGCGGAGCAGGGTACGCTGGTGCTTGGCCTGGCAGGGGCCATGTCGCAAGGTGCCGGCTTCCAGGCACTGTCATTCACGGTCAGCAACAATGGCACCGAACTGTTCTCGGAAGACTTCACCAGCGTCGCGGAGGCGCAACTGTTCTTCGACGATCATGCGCTGACACTGGGCATGCTGGCGGCGGGGGCGCAAGAGCTCGTGCTGACGACCGGATTCACGCTGAACGACGCCGGCGGTTTCGGCTTCGAATACGCGATCGGCGTGACAGCCATACCGGAGCCCGGCACCTGGATCATGCTGCTGGCGGGCCTGTCGGTGCTGCTGGTGCGGCGGGCGGCGCGCAAGGCGCAGGACCGCCGTGACAGCCATCAGCGGGGCGCATGGCACGCTGCCTGA
- the miaA gene encoding tRNA (adenosine(37)-N6)-dimethylallyltransferase MiaA, with protein sequence MNQHAKRPLAVAIMGPTASGKTAAALAIAERIPSEIISVDSALVYRGMDIGTAKPTREERAAVPHHLIDILDPLDAYSVAQFRTDTLRLVADIAARGKLPLLVGGTMLYFKGLADGLDDLPGADPAVRAELEAEAQRLGWPALHARLATLDPATAARLNPNDAQRIGRALEIIRLSGQPMSALLARREKEALPFELVSFALEPNDRAVLHERIARRFDIMLEDDALIDEVEVLRRRGDLHPGLPSMRCVGYRQVWEYLDGRIGYQDMRETGIIATRQLAKRQLTWLRAMPERIVIDCLAPDAAGQILARLPVPLG encoded by the coding sequence ATGAACCAACACGCCAAGCGGCCGCTCGCGGTCGCCATCATGGGCCCGACCGCGTCGGGCAAGACAGCCGCCGCACTGGCGATTGCCGAACGCATTCCGTCCGAGATCATCTCCGTCGATTCGGCGCTGGTCTACCGCGGCATGGATATCGGCACCGCCAAGCCCACCCGCGAAGAGCGGGCCGCGGTGCCGCACCACCTGATCGATATCCTCGACCCGCTCGATGCCTATTCGGTCGCCCAGTTCCGCACCGATACGCTGCGCCTGGTGGCCGACATCGCCGCGCGGGGCAAGCTGCCGCTGCTGGTCGGCGGCACCATGCTGTACTTCAAGGGCCTGGCCGACGGACTGGACGACCTGCCCGGCGCCGATCCCGCCGTGCGCGCCGAACTGGAAGCCGAAGCGCAGCGCCTGGGCTGGCCGGCGCTGCATGCGCGGCTGGCCACGCTGGACCCGGCGACGGCCGCGCGGCTCAATCCGAACGATGCGCAGCGCATCGGCCGGGCGCTGGAAATCATCCGGCTGTCGGGCCAGCCCATGTCGGCCCTGCTGGCGCGGCGCGAAAAGGAAGCGCTGCCGTTCGAGCTGGTGTCGTTCGCGCTGGAGCCGAACGACCGCGCCGTGCTGCACGAGCGGATCGCGCGCCGCTTCGACATTATGCTGGAAGACGATGCGCTGATCGATGAAGTGGAAGTGTTGCGCCGGCGCGGCGACCTGCATCCCGGCCTGCCGTCGATGCGCTGCGTGGGCTACCGCCAGGTATGGGAATACCTCGACGGCCGCATCGGCTACCAGGACATGCGCGAGACCGGCATCATCGCCACGCGCCAGCTCGCCAAGCGCCAGCTGACGTGGCTGCGCGCCATGCCCGAGCGGATCGTGATCGATTGCCTGGCGCCCGACGCGGCCGGGCAGATCCTGGCGCGGCTGCCCGTGCCGCTCGGCTGA
- the mutL gene encoding DNA mismatch repair endonuclease MutL yields the protein MNAPIPPRPIRALPDQLISQIAAGEVVERPSAVVKELLENALDAGASQITIRLEEGGVKRICITDNGKGIPPEQMPLALERHATSKIASLDDLENVGTLGFRGEALASIASVAVVTLTSRTADAAHAWELQGSHLGTVVPSSGAPGTTVNAQDLYYNTPARRKFLKSEQTEFGHCAEVVRRIALARPDVAFTLTHNGRTVDHWMASDMARRSAQILGEAFAEARIAIDEASGVLRLHGFAGLPTASKARADCQYFYVNGRFVRDKLLVHAVRAAYEDVLHGDRFPSYVLALELDPALVDVNVHPSKIEVRFRDSRAVHQFVFHAVQRALAQTSATAHGNVPAPLPAAQTLGGDVPLGGHAWRPQQQTSFGAMMNPTYTPTFSPSPFGSRDGGGVAQSTERYGALFADPQPPRAAEQAAPYTMPQPTSYTATAAALAHEEFPLGFALAQLHGIYILAQNSKGLVLVDMHAAHERILYEQLKNALDAQIAGTDMQVQALLIPVTFYADPVEVGTVQEHGDTLAALGFDIAVLSPTTLAVRAVPSLLKNADAQTLARDVLRDVREFGGSRVLIERRNELLGTLACHTAVRANRILTTPEMNALLRQMESTERADQCNHGRPTWVQVEISALDKLFLRGQ from the coding sequence ATGAACGCCCCGATTCCGCCCCGCCCGATCCGGGCTCTTCCCGACCAGCTCATTTCGCAAATCGCCGCCGGCGAGGTGGTCGAGCGGCCGTCCGCCGTGGTCAAGGAGCTGCTGGAAAACGCGCTGGACGCGGGCGCCAGCCAGATCACGATCCGCCTCGAGGAAGGTGGCGTCAAGCGTATCTGCATCACCGACAACGGCAAGGGCATTCCACCGGAGCAGATGCCGCTGGCGCTGGAGCGCCACGCCACGTCGAAGATCGCCTCGCTGGACGACCTGGAAAACGTCGGCACGCTGGGCTTTCGCGGCGAGGCGCTGGCCTCGATCGCCTCGGTCGCGGTCGTCACGCTGACCTCGCGGACGGCCGACGCGGCCCATGCGTGGGAACTGCAGGGCTCTCACCTGGGCACGGTCGTGCCATCGTCCGGCGCGCCGGGCACCACCGTCAACGCGCAAGACCTGTACTACAACACGCCGGCGCGCCGCAAGTTCCTGAAGTCCGAGCAGACCGAATTCGGCCACTGCGCCGAAGTCGTACGGCGCATCGCGCTGGCCCGGCCGGACGTGGCGTTTACGCTCACGCACAACGGCCGCACCGTGGACCACTGGATGGCCAGCGACATGGCCAGGCGCAGCGCGCAGATCCTCGGCGAAGCGTTTGCCGAGGCGCGCATCGCGATCGACGAAGCGTCCGGCGTGCTGCGCCTGCATGGTTTCGCCGGCCTGCCGACCGCCTCGAAGGCGCGTGCCGATTGCCAGTACTTCTATGTCAACGGCCGCTTCGTGCGCGACAAGCTGCTGGTGCACGCGGTGCGCGCCGCCTATGAAGACGTGCTGCATGGCGACCGCTTCCCTTCCTATGTGCTGGCGCTGGAGCTGGATCCGGCGCTGGTGGACGTGAACGTGCATCCATCGAAGATCGAAGTACGCTTCCGCGACAGCCGTGCCGTGCACCAGTTCGTGTTCCACGCGGTGCAGCGCGCGCTGGCGCAAACTTCCGCCACGGCGCACGGCAATGTGCCCGCCCCACTGCCCGCCGCGCAGACGCTGGGCGGCGACGTTCCCCTCGGCGGCCACGCCTGGCGCCCGCAGCAGCAGACGTCGTTCGGCGCGATGATGAACCCCACCTACACGCCCACCTTCTCGCCTTCGCCCTTCGGATCGCGCGACGGCGGCGGCGTGGCGCAGAGCACGGAACGCTACGGCGCCCTGTTCGCCGACCCGCAGCCGCCGCGCGCAGCGGAACAGGCTGCGCCATACACGATGCCGCAGCCGACCAGCTACACGGCCACCGCGGCCGCGCTGGCGCACGAGGAATTCCCGCTCGGCTTCGCGCTGGCGCAACTGCACGGCATCTATATCCTGGCGCAGAACAGCAAGGGCCTGGTGCTGGTGGACATGCACGCCGCGCACGAACGCATCCTGTACGAGCAATTGAAGAACGCGCTGGATGCGCAGATCGCCGGCACCGACATGCAGGTGCAGGCGCTGCTGATCCCCGTCACGTTCTATGCCGACCCGGTCGAGGTGGGCACGGTGCAGGAACATGGCGACACCCTGGCGGCCCTGGGCTTCGATATCGCCGTGCTGTCGCCGACCACGCTGGCGGTGCGCGCCGTGCCCAGCCTGCTGAAGAACGCCGATGCGCAGACGCTGGCGCGCGACGTGCTGCGCGACGTGCGCGAATTCGGCGGCTCGCGCGTGCTGATCGAGCGCCGCAACGAGCTGCTCGGCACGCTGGCCTGCCACACGGCCGTGCGCGCCAACCGCATCCTGACCACGCCCGAGATGAACGCGCTGCTGCGCCAGATGGAAAGCACGGAACGCGCGGACCAGTGCAACCACGGCCGCCCGACCTGGGTGCAGGTTGAAATCTCCGCCCTCGATAAACTGTTCCTCCGCGGGCAGTAA
- a CDS encoding peptidylprolyl isomerase, translating into MTRWPLYLLASLAATPLAAAELPPKASVADVIKASASAEWRPLDPASTLYLELPAGRVVIELAPVFAPRHADNIRALVRDGYFDGLAILRAQDNFVVQWGDPDEANPRPLKTARAKLDGEFTVPLKNVREFTRLPDRDGYAPQVGHSNGFPSARDPKSGQAWLAHCYGMVGVGRDVGADSGNGSALYAVIGQAPRQLDRNITVVGRVVDGMPLLSVMPRGPGAMGFYEDPAQRVPIRSVKLAADVPEAQRSKLEVMRTDSASFKAVAEAARNRGGPWTKVAAGHVDLCNVPIPVRQQGS; encoded by the coding sequence ATGACCCGCTGGCCCCTCTATTTACTCGCATCCCTCGCCGCCACGCCACTGGCGGCGGCAGAACTGCCGCCGAAAGCGTCGGTCGCCGACGTGATCAAGGCATCGGCCAGCGCCGAATGGCGCCCGCTCGACCCGGCCAGCACCCTGTACCTGGAACTGCCGGCGGGCCGCGTCGTCATCGAGCTGGCGCCCGTGTTCGCGCCAAGGCATGCCGACAACATTCGCGCGCTGGTGCGCGACGGCTATTTCGACGGCCTGGCGATCCTGCGCGCGCAAGACAATTTCGTGGTGCAGTGGGGCGACCCGGACGAAGCCAATCCGCGCCCGCTGAAAACGGCCAGGGCCAAGCTGGACGGCGAATTCACGGTGCCACTGAAAAACGTCAGGGAATTCACGCGCCTGCCCGACCGCGACGGCTATGCGCCGCAGGTGGGCCATTCGAACGGTTTCCCGTCCGCGCGCGATCCGAAGAGCGGCCAGGCCTGGCTGGCGCACTGCTACGGCATGGTGGGCGTGGGGCGCGACGTGGGCGCCGACAGCGGCAACGGCAGCGCCCTGTACGCCGTGATCGGCCAGGCGCCACGCCAGCTGGATCGCAACATCACCGTGGTCGGCCGCGTGGTCGACGGCATGCCGCTGCTGTCGGTGATGCCGCGCGGCCCCGGCGCGATGGGCTTTTATGAGGACCCGGCCCAGCGCGTGCCGATCCGCTCCGTGAAGCTGGCCGCCGACGTGCCAGAAGCGCAGCGCAGCAAGCTCGAAGTGATGCGCACCGACTCGGCCAGCTTCAAGGCGGTGGCCGAAGCGGCGCGCAACCGCGGCGGCCCGTGGACCAAGGTGGCTGCCGGCCACGTCGACCTGTGCAACGTGCCGATCCCGGTGCGCCAGCAGGGTTCGTGA
- a CDS encoding VTT domain-containing protein, which translates to MEMLVHVDKALDTLIAQYGTLVYAILFAIIFCETGLVVLFFFPGDTLLFIAGAFCATGHMHLGLLIFLLISAAVIGNTTNYWIGEAIGNRMFTHNYRWINRDALQRTHNFFERHGGKTIILARFVPVVRTFAPFVAGVSDMTFARFQLYNVTGAVLWVGSLCTAGYFFGNMPLVRDNLTTIVLIGVGVAVVPVALGGLWKMSRRMLGR; encoded by the coding sequence ATGGAAATGCTGGTTCACGTCGACAAGGCGCTGGACACGCTGATTGCGCAGTACGGCACGCTGGTCTACGCGATCCTGTTTGCCATCATCTTTTGCGAGACGGGCCTGGTGGTCCTGTTCTTCTTCCCCGGCGATACGCTGCTGTTCATTGCCGGCGCCTTCTGCGCCACCGGCCACATGCACCTGGGGCTGCTGATCTTCCTGCTCATTTCCGCCGCGGTGATCGGCAACACCACCAATTACTGGATCGGCGAAGCGATCGGCAACCGCATGTTTACCCACAACTACCGCTGGATCAACCGCGATGCGCTGCAGCGCACCCACAACTTCTTCGAGCGGCATGGCGGCAAGACGATCATCCTGGCGCGCTTCGTGCCAGTGGTGCGCACCTTCGCGCCATTCGTGGCCGGCGTGTCGGACATGACCTTTGCCCGCTTCCAGCTCTATAACGTGACCGGGGCCGTGCTGTGGGTCGGGTCGCTGTGCACGGCCGGCTACTTCTTTGGCAACATGCCGCTGGTGCGCGACAACCTGACCACGATCGTGCTGATCGGCGTGGGCGTGGCCGTGGTCCCGGTGGCGCTGGGCGGCCTGTGGAAGATGAGCCGCCGCATGCTGGGCCGCTGA
- a CDS encoding carbonic anhydrase, whose protein sequence is MRKLLALTACCLALGSASANDSPSRIAGVQPSSPARDDAMGIGNPKAKPGKPGRKLSAREEEEQAEAELSARIAERLAQMKANQAARAAAAARARKAQAHAAKAAYVPAQPPPANGTFWTYEGEFGPANWSKINAAWNKCNGGERQSPIDIRDGIKVDLEQIAFDYRPSGFSVTDNGHTVQVALGTGNFLSVAGRTYELQQLHFHRPAEERVNGKTYEMGIHLVHKDIEGRIAVLALMLQRGRPQAAIQTVWNNLPLEKKDTFTPSIVFNPNDLLPERRDYYTYMGSLTEPPCTEGVLWLVMKEPVQASPEQMALFSRLYPLNARPVQAAAGRMIKESQ, encoded by the coding sequence ATGCGCAAGCTGCTTGCCCTCACCGCGTGCTGCCTGGCCCTCGGCTCGGCAAGTGCCAACGATTCCCCGTCCCGGATTGCCGGCGTGCAGCCGTCTTCGCCCGCGCGCGACGATGCCATGGGCATCGGCAATCCCAAGGCCAAGCCGGGCAAGCCGGGCAGGAAGCTGTCGGCGCGCGAGGAGGAAGAGCAGGCCGAAGCCGAGCTGTCGGCCAGGATCGCCGAGCGGCTGGCGCAGATGAAAGCCAACCAGGCCGCCCGCGCCGCGGCCGCCGCCCGGGCGAGAAAGGCGCAGGCACATGCCGCGAAAGCCGCCTACGTGCCCGCCCAGCCGCCGCCCGCCAACGGCACCTTCTGGACGTACGAAGGCGAGTTCGGGCCCGCCAACTGGAGCAAGATCAACGCCGCCTGGAACAAGTGCAATGGCGGCGAACGCCAGTCGCCGATCGATATCCGCGACGGCATCAAGGTCGACCTGGAACAGATCGCCTTCGACTACCGCCCGTCCGGCTTTTCCGTGACCGACAACGGCCATACCGTGCAGGTGGCGCTGGGCACCGGCAATTTCCTGTCCGTGGCCGGACGCACCTACGAGCTGCAGCAGCTGCATTTCCACCGCCCGGCGGAAGAACGCGTCAACGGCAAGACCTACGAGATGGGCATCCACCTGGTGCACAAGGATATCGAAGGGCGCATCGCGGTGCTGGCCCTGATGCTGCAGCGGGGCCGCCCACAGGCGGCGATCCAGACCGTGTGGAACAACCTGCCGCTGGAAAAGAAGGATACCTTCACGCCGTCGATCGTGTTCAACCCGAACGACCTGCTGCCGGAACGGCGCGACTATTACACCTACATGGGCTCGCTGACCGAGCCGCCCTGCACGGAAGGCGTGCTGTGGCTGGTGATGAAGGAGCCGGTGCAGGCCTCGCCCGAGCAGATGGCACTGTTCTCGCGGCTGTATCCGCTCAATGCCCGGCCGGTGCAGGCGGCCGCGGGGCGGATGATCAAGGAATCGCAGTAG
- a CDS encoding D-hexose-6-phosphate mutarotase, translated as MQETTFGQLPAVSITAPDGAQATIALYGAHLVSWRTADGRERLFMSEASPRDGSAAIRGGVPVIFPQFSTRGPGQRHGIARLSHWRLGDHGNDATTAWAEFLLTQEDVPAELARGWPHAFALALRFTLRPDGLEMRFHVRNTGGEPFDFACALHTYYAVDAFTGTVLTGLPDTSPLNFGPPLDNVYPAPAGLTLQPGTGTVQLAQQGFTEFVVWNPGAEAAARLTDLRDDEWQRFVCIEPARVDQQPLAAGADWTGVHTITVAP; from the coding sequence ATGCAAGAGACAACGTTCGGCCAGCTCCCGGCCGTGAGCATCACCGCGCCCGACGGCGCGCAAGCGACCATCGCGCTGTACGGCGCGCACCTGGTGTCGTGGCGCACGGCCGATGGCCGCGAGCGCCTGTTCATGAGCGAAGCCTCGCCGCGCGACGGCAGCGCCGCGATCCGCGGCGGCGTGCCGGTGATCTTCCCGCAGTTCTCCACCCGCGGCCCGGGCCAGCGCCATGGCATCGCCCGGCTGTCGCACTGGCGCCTGGGCGATCATGGCAATGACGCCACCACGGCCTGGGCCGAGTTCCTGCTGACGCAGGAGGACGTGCCGGCCGAACTGGCGCGGGGCTGGCCGCACGCCTTCGCGCTGGCGCTGCGCTTCACGCTGCGGCCCGACGGGCTCGAGATGCGCTTCCACGTCCGCAACACGGGCGGCGAACCGTTCGATTTCGCCTGCGCGCTGCACACCTATTACGCCGTCGACGCCTTCACGGGCACGGTGCTCACCGGCTTGCCGGACACGTCGCCGCTGAACTTCGGTCCGCCGCTGGACAACGTCTATCCGGCTCCGGCCGGGCTGACCCTGCAGCCGGGCACCGGTACCGTGCAGCTGGCACAGCAGGGATTCACCGAATTTGTCGTGTGGAACCCGGGGGCCGAGGCGGCTGCCAGGCTGACCGACCTGCGGGACGACGAATGGCAGCGCTTTGTCTGCATCGAACCCGCGCGGGTCGACCAGCAGCCGCTGGCCGCCGGTGCCGACTGGACCGGCGTGCACACCATCACGGTGGCCCCGTAA
- a CDS encoding N-acetylmuramoyl-L-alanine amidase, with the protein MPATPPLPPDPLIAPSRGRTRRTLLKAGGTLLLSVLAPLPARAAQILAVRVWPAEDYTRVTLENDAELKTSHFIVKDPERLVVDIEGLDLNPELKSLVAKIQSNDPYIRQVRVGQNRPGVVRLVFDLKEHIRPQVFTLAPVGEYKHRLIFDLYPVHEVDPIAAMIEKGEWSSDGVPVGQPQVAEQHPAPGLPLPDNRLPAPGVPSEAVPRPDIAKVEPHKPEAPKKADKLVRMLTITLDPGHGGEDPGAIGGRGSREKDIVLAIAKRLKEKLEQHPNMRVMLTRDGDYFVPLNKRVEKARKVDADLFVSIHADAFVKPTARGSSVFVLSEKGASSSAARWLANKENQADLIGGAQSGGGDPQLASVLFDLSTTAQINDSLKVGKAVLQQIGGINRLHKNAVEQAGFAVLKAPDIPSILIETAFISNPEEEARLLDNNYQDQIADAIVKGIRSYFAKNPPLAKNRLT; encoded by the coding sequence ATGCCTGCAACGCCTCCACTTCCCCCAGATCCTCTGATCGCTCCTTCGCGCGGCCGCACCCGCCGCACCTTGCTGAAGGCCGGCGGCACGCTGCTGCTGTCGGTCCTGGCGCCGCTGCCGGCCCGCGCCGCGCAGATCCTGGCCGTGCGCGTCTGGCCGGCGGAGGACTATACCCGCGTCACGCTGGAAAACGACGCCGAGCTGAAGACCTCGCATTTCATCGTCAAGGATCCGGAACGCCTGGTGGTCGATATCGAAGGCCTCGACCTGAACCCCGAGCTGAAGTCGCTGGTGGCGAAGATCCAGTCGAACGACCCGTACATCCGGCAGGTGCGCGTGGGCCAGAACCGGCCGGGCGTGGTGCGCCTGGTGTTCGACCTGAAGGAGCATATCCGCCCGCAGGTGTTCACGCTGGCGCCGGTGGGCGAATACAAGCACCGCCTGATCTTCGACCTGTATCCGGTGCACGAGGTGGACCCGATCGCGGCCATGATCGAAAAGGGCGAATGGTCCAGCGACGGCGTGCCCGTGGGCCAGCCGCAGGTGGCCGAGCAGCACCCTGCCCCGGGCCTGCCGCTGCCGGACAACCGGCTGCCCGCGCCGGGCGTGCCGTCCGAGGCGGTGCCGCGGCCGGACATCGCCAAGGTGGAACCGCACAAGCCGGAAGCGCCGAAGAAAGCCGACAAGCTGGTGCGCATGCTGACGATCACGCTCGACCCCGGCCACGGTGGCGAGGACCCCGGTGCGATCGGCGGACGCGGCAGCCGCGAAAAGGATATCGTGCTGGCGATCGCCAAGCGCCTGAAGGAAAAGCTGGAACAGCACCCGAACATGCGCGTGATGCTGACGCGCGATGGCGATTACTTCGTCCCGCTCAACAAGCGCGTGGAAAAAGCCCGCAAGGTCGATGCCGACCTGTTCGTCTCGATCCATGCCGATGCCTTCGTCAAGCCCACCGCGCGCGGCTCCTCCGTGTTCGTGCTGTCGGAAAAAGGCGCCAGCTCGTCGGCGGCACGCTGGCTGGCGAACAAGGAAAACCAGGCCGACCTGATCGGCGGCGCCCAGTCGGGCGGCGGCGATCCGCAGCTGGCCAGCGTGCTGTTCGACCTGTCGACCACGGCGCAGATCAACGACAGCCTGAAGGTGGGCAAGGCCGTGCTGCAGCAGATCGGCGGCATCAACCGGCTGCACAAGAACGCCGTCGAACAGGCCGGCTTCGCCGTGCTGAAGGCGCCGGACATCCCGTCGATCCTGATCGAGACGGCCTTCATCTCGAACCCGGAAGAAGAAGCGCGCCTGCTCGACAACAATTACCAAGACCAGATCGCGGACGCCATCGTGAAGGGCATCCGCTCGTACTTCGCCAAGAACCCGCCGCTCGCCAAGAACCGGCTGACCTGA